In Acidimicrobiales bacterium, the following proteins share a genomic window:
- a CDS encoding helix-turn-helix domain-containing protein, with product MQIPHDDAPAPTEALETALRRVGDRWTLLVVAALLEGPRRFGELAEAVPGVATNVLTSRLRELERHGLVVAAPYSERPLRVDYRLTAAGTELAGALRLLAAWAGSGDGPRHAACGTEVEVRWWCPTCQRVADDEEEEWV from the coding sequence TTGCAAATCCCCCACGACGACGCCCCCGCGCCCACCGAGGCGCTCGAGACGGCGCTGCGCCGGGTCGGGGACCGCTGGACCCTGCTCGTGGTGGCGGCGCTGCTCGAGGGTCCCCGCCGCTTCGGAGAGCTGGCCGAGGCGGTCCCGGGCGTGGCCACCAACGTCCTCACCTCCCGGCTCCGCGAGCTCGAGCGCCACGGCCTGGTGGTCGCGGCGCCGTACTCCGAGCGACCCCTGCGGGTCGATTACCGCCTGACGGCGGCCGGCACCGAGCTGGCCGGGGCCCTCCGGCTCCTGGCGGCGTGGGCGGGGTCGGGGGACGGGCCGCGCCACGCCGCCTGCGGCACCGAGGTGGAGGTCCGATGGTGGTGCCCCACCTGCCAGCGGGTGGCCGACGACGAGGAAGAGGAGTGGGTGTGA